GGAAAAGTCCACTcataaaagaatataagaaaaaaacgATCATCTTAAATacaattagaaatttaaagattcaatttttaaactttaCTTGCCCAATTAACTCTAGTAGATAAAAGTTCACTTTATTGGATCTACTgttaaaacttaaaaatattattaaattcattccaatatgatataaaatatttaaaaagataattcatgcatttttatatatctcATTTAACTTTtcgtatatttttattgcttTATCCGACAATAAAGATAAGTTTAgcaatttcttttttatcaaattcaATAATACAATAACTTTATTGTGtattatcatattttcaaaattatatgatTTCAATTCATACCTTAGTATTTCCAAAGTTTCTAATATCggtatataataaaacaaagaaaatatttcaatgTTGTTTTCGTGAACTTTTATTCTTTGTATGTTCGAATAATCCTTGtgtaatttattttttatgtcaTAAACTGATATAAAAGATTCAAAAAGATCTACGAAATTATAGATAATGTTTTGAACATCGAGCGGCAAAGATAACgctttcaatttttttttaattatggGCATTTGAATGTaagttaatttatatagatTTTTCGTCTTGATCATTCTAAGGTCTACATTATATTTCTCTATATCTTTATTGttcttgatatttttttgagaGTCTAATTTTCGATTTTCTTTCAATATTgatttctttttcatttctATGATAAATTGCCTTGTTTTGGTTTTACATTCAGATATTGCAACTTGCATTTTATCTAAAGAATTACGTATTTTGTTGCCTAATGCAAAGCTCTGCTGTGTTATTTCTGTATTTATCACATCATGAGAAGTTTGattaaattcaatatttGGAAAAAATTCATAGTTTTGTACAAAATCTGATACATCTTGAGGAGCTGTAATGCAACTGTAATAACTAAATTTAGTATCGGGTACACTGCAATCTATGTATTCAATAGTACTTGACCAACAAAAATGGatgtaaattaatatacaaATCATTATATGggtattttaaaaaattgttattaattctttatgatcataaaaaaatcaaatctTTAGATATGTACAATTCTAAGTACAAAATGTACTAATTTTGACCTTGACAAAATTAGATTATATATCTCGTCAAGTAAGCGCATTGATGAGGTGGAAATTGTCCAGATGAGACATGGACgaatataagaaattaCACCAGTATAGATCATGAGAAATACCGTAAAAAACACAAAAgcacaaatattatatctttttatttattttttgatttgatgtaaaataatagtaaaggaaatctaaaaatcttaaaagTAATTTCATTgacataaatttaattcaaaaaatttgacGTTCTATAATAactatatttgattttacaaTAGTGTTGATTAAACGAATTCCAACTGatctatattatattaaaatgcCCAATTATTCAAGTAAGAACATTTGAGAAAATATTGACAAAATacctaaataaaaaagaaaaagcacaaatttaaaatcatatcgagttttttttaataaattttatttcaagCATTCACTAGTATGAATTTGAACACCTAGAGGTACTGCAAGGATTATGACCATGAACTAGTTTGGttctaaataataaattttataacaaCATATCTAGATGATTGCAgtaaagtaaataaaaacaattaactACTCAAGAATTCCAAGCATGAATCAAATGACTTTCCttgtaaaacttttataatttcccTATATGTTTGAAGATCTTTTCGGCACGCTAAAAAAGAGTCTTAGCTTGTTTAGTTAAAGCtagcataaaaaaatataacgtTGAAGGTACAACTGTCACTTTTTTACGGAGAATCTCACACAAACTGTGACGGCGTGGAGTAGATAGGCGTGGTTAATTTTCATGATCCCCTCAAATAgctaatttttattagttaAATGATCATATAAAAGTCTAAACTGATCTTTTAGAACATACAAATGTATTCATGTCATTTTACAATTgtaatgataaaataaagatattgCGACCAAtttgttgttttattttcatttcgCACGTCAGTTAACTCTAAAGATATTATAG
The genomic region above belongs to Vairimorpha necatrix chromosome 3, complete sequence and contains:
- a CDS encoding putative SP-containing protein is translated as MICILIYIHFCWSSTIEYIDCSVPDTKFSYYSCITAPQDVSDFVQNYEFFPNIEFNQTSHDVINTEITQQSFALGNKIRNSLDKMQVAISECKTKTRQFIIEMKKKSILKENRKLDSQKNIKNNKDIEKYNVDLRMIKTKNLYKLTYIQMPIIKKKLKALSLPLDVQNIIYNFVDLFESFISVYDIKNKLHKDYSNIQRIKVHENNIEIFSLFYYIPILETLEILRYELKSYNFENMIIHNKVIVLLNLIKKKLLNLSLLSDKAIKIYEKLNEIYKNA